A window of Microcystis aeruginosa FD4 contains these coding sequences:
- a CDS encoding inositol monophosphatase family protein, translating to METFWSQVLDFCYQATGQVGDRLLADFGKLQATNKADGTLVTAADRWSDGELRSLIARTFPDHGVLTEETTHIFPDQEWCWVVDPIDGTTNFTRGVPIWGISLGLLYRGTPVFGFVDLPCLKQAYYGYWYGETGLTGPEGAYRDGQPIHTSDDFPSKNHLFNLCARSTDVFKNPFPCKVRMIGVASYNLLLVADGTVLGGVEATPKVWDIAAVWAILQAADGVFISLGEKIFPLQVGENYGDRSYPCLAVARSNLAPVFLPLVSFLKDANN from the coding sequence ATGGAAACTTTTTGGAGTCAGGTTTTAGACTTTTGTTATCAGGCTACCGGCCAGGTGGGCGATCGCTTACTGGCCGATTTTGGCAAACTACAGGCCACCAATAAAGCAGACGGGACTTTAGTGACGGCTGCCGACCGTTGGTCCGATGGCGAATTGCGATCGCTAATTGCCCGCACTTTCCCGGATCATGGAGTCTTAACCGAGGAAACTACCCATATTTTCCCAGATCAAGAATGGTGTTGGGTAGTGGATCCGATCGACGGCACGACTAATTTTACTCGCGGTGTTCCCATCTGGGGCATTTCCCTGGGACTTCTCTACCGAGGGACTCCCGTGTTCGGATTTGTTGATCTCCCCTGCCTGAAACAGGCCTATTATGGTTATTGGTACGGTGAGACGGGTTTAACTGGTCCAGAGGGAGCCTACCGCGACGGTCAACCGATTCACACCAGCGACGATTTTCCCAGCAAAAATCATCTGTTTAATCTCTGCGCTCGTAGTACAGATGTATTTAAAAATCCCTTTCCCTGCAAAGTGCGGATGATAGGAGTGGCTAGTTATAATCTGCTTTTGGTTGCCGATGGCACTGTCTTGGGAGGAGTGGAAGCAACCCCAAAAGTCTGGGATATTGCCGCAGTTTGGGCGATTCTACAGGCCGCAGACGGGGTATTTATCTCTTTAGGAGAAAAGATTTTTCCCTTACAGGTGGGGGAGAATTATGGGGATCGATCCTATCCCTGTTTAGCCGTAGCTCGATCGAATTTAGCGCCGGTTTTCTTGCCTTTAGTCAGTTTTCTCAAGGATGCCAATAATTAG
- a CDS encoding DUF6671 family protein, with protein MFQEKMFQDRIAILGTMHGKERVIAPILAQEIGLKVIVPDNFDTDRFGTFTRDIKRIGTQIETARRKAQQAIELSGYDIGIASEGSFYPYPNLPLVSCNRELILLLDRVHNLEIIGQAIVTETNHAHQTVTNLADALEFAEKIGFPSHGLVVMFDKNSLDSEQIFKGITDQKNLVKIVKDILDKNGKVHLETDMRAMHNPMRMKAIAAATANLVQKLNQLCPNCGCPGFDIIERKAGLPCGLCHFPTSLIKLELYGCQSCDYREEKLFPNGEKTADPMYCEYCNP; from the coding sequence ATGTTTCAAGAAAAGATGTTTCAAGATCGGATAGCAATTTTAGGGACTATGCACGGAAAAGAGCGGGTAATAGCGCCGATTTTAGCGCAAGAAATAGGCCTTAAGGTGATTGTACCCGATAATTTTGATACCGATCGCTTTGGCACTTTTACCCGGGATATTAAGCGCATCGGGACACAAATTGAAACCGCTCGCAGGAAGGCACAACAAGCGATCGAGCTTTCGGGATACGATATCGGAATTGCTAGTGAGGGTAGTTTTTATCCCTATCCCAACTTGCCGTTAGTTTCCTGTAATCGTGAATTGATTTTATTACTCGATCGAGTCCATAATCTAGAAATAATTGGTCAAGCAATAGTCACGGAAACCAATCACGCTCACCAAACTGTAACTAATCTAGCAGATGCTTTAGAATTTGCCGAAAAAATCGGCTTTCCTAGTCATGGTTTAGTGGTGATGTTTGATAAAAATTCTCTCGACTCCGAGCAGATTTTTAAGGGAATTACTGACCAGAAAAATTTAGTTAAAATTGTTAAAGATATTCTTGACAAAAACGGCAAAGTACACCTAGAAACCGATATGCGCGCTATGCACAATCCCATGCGGATGAAAGCGATTGCAGCTGCGACAGCAAATCTGGTTCAGAAACTTAATCAATTATGTCCTAACTGTGGTTGTCCGGGGTTTGATATTATCGAAAGAAAAGCGGGTTTACCCTGTGGTTTATGTCACTTTCCCACCTCTTTAATTAAACTGGAACTATACGGTTGTCAAAGCTGTGATTATCGAGAGGAAAAACTCTTTCCCAACGGTGAAAAAACCGCCGATCCGATGTATTGTGAATATTGTAATCCTTAA
- a CDS encoding NAD(P)-dependent oxidoreductase — translation MKVGFLGTGLMGKPMVERLLNQKISVIAYNRTLEKLAPLQQLGAKTVSCSEQVIQEADCLILMLTNAAAIQEVLGLNSEQSNLNNRTIIQMGTIAPSESKQLRDQIVAKGGEYLEAPVLGSIPEAKNGTLLVMVGATEKQFHQWSNLLANFGQEPMLIGEVGTAAALKLALNQLIASLTSAFALSLAFLSQQGVDIEKFMTILRQSALYAPTFDKKLTRMLEENYTNPNFPTKHLLKDVNLFLEESEKLDLTTFPLTGVQRVLEKALEMGLAEQDYSALYGALKKE, via the coding sequence ATGAAAGTTGGATTTTTGGGAACGGGATTAATGGGAAAGCCAATGGTAGAAAGATTATTAAATCAGAAAATTTCTGTTATTGCCTATAATCGCACCTTAGAAAAATTAGCACCTTTACAGCAGTTGGGAGCCAAAACAGTTAGCTGTTCCGAGCAAGTTATTCAAGAGGCAGATTGTCTGATTTTAATGTTAACTAATGCTGCCGCTATCCAAGAGGTTTTAGGATTAAATTCCGAGCAATCTAACCTCAATAATCGTACTATTATCCAGATGGGAACCATTGCCCCTTCTGAAAGTAAACAACTGCGAGATCAAATTGTTGCTAAAGGGGGAGAATATCTAGAAGCACCCGTGTTAGGAAGTATTCCCGAAGCTAAAAATGGGACTCTCTTAGTTATGGTGGGAGCAACGGAGAAACAGTTCCATCAATGGTCAAATTTATTAGCAAATTTTGGTCAAGAACCGATGTTAATCGGGGAAGTGGGAACCGCTGCGGCGTTAAAATTAGCTTTAAATCAATTAATTGCCTCTCTAACCAGTGCTTTTGCTTTGAGTTTAGCTTTTTTATCCCAGCAAGGAGTAGATATAGAAAAGTTCATGACTATCCTACGTCAAAGTGCCTTATATGCGCCTACTTTTGACAAAAAATTAACCAGAATGTTAGAAGAAAATTATACTAACCCTAATTTTCCCACTAAACATTTACTCAAAGATGTCAATCTCTTTTTAGAGGAATCGGAGAAGTTAGATTTAACCACTTTTCCTCTAACAGGAGTGCAGCGCGTTCTTGAAAAAGCTTTAGAAATGGGATTAGCAGAGCAAGATTATTCAGCTTTATACGGGGCGCTGAAAAAAGAATGA
- a CDS encoding RNA-guided endonuclease InsQ/TnpB family protein — translation MKLVERHIISQNHPLWSEIDHYAFLSKNLFNLANYHYRQYFFENSQKLSFNQLYHLVSKTSDYLALPTKVSKQIIRRLDQAWVSYFAAFKAWKKHPEKFLGKPKIIKYKDKTKGRNLLIYSQESIYKKPLKEGICHLSMSELKMTTSRREIIEVRIVPKSSCYVIEIVYERRSETTDKQEIAGVDLGVNNLMAVTTNQTGVAPLLVNGRPLKAINTFYNKQRSRLQSQLKTQNNQPSSKRLLFLTHKRNCRVENYLHTASKRVIDWCTIHQIGTLIIGHNERIKQSLNLGKRNNQQFVNIPHNRLIEMLTYKAQLKGIKVIITEESYTSQSSALDRDELPKYGEEKPLFKGKRLARGLYKMGTNQLLNADVNGAFNIIRKVIPDVIDQGIKGLPFNPVVLDPLRMTKLSGF, via the coding sequence ATGAAGCTAGTTGAACGTCATATTATCAGTCAAAACCATCCCTTATGGTCAGAAATCGATCATTATGCCTTTTTGTCAAAAAATTTGTTCAATCTAGCTAACTACCATTATCGCCAATATTTCTTTGAAAACTCCCAAAAACTGAGTTTTAATCAACTCTATCATCTGGTATCTAAAACCTCAGATTATTTAGCTTTACCCACGAAAGTGAGCAAGCAGATAATCAGAAGATTAGATCAGGCTTGGGTTAGTTATTTTGCCGCTTTTAAAGCTTGGAAAAAACACCCTGAAAAATTTTTAGGAAAACCCAAAATTATTAAGTATAAGGACAAAACCAAAGGAAGAAACCTGCTGATATATTCTCAGGAATCAATTTATAAAAAACCTTTAAAAGAAGGAATTTGTCACTTGTCTATGAGCGAGTTAAAAATGACCACTTCCCGAAGAGAAATAATTGAAGTGAGAATTGTCCCCAAAAGTAGCTGTTATGTCATTGAAATAGTCTATGAAAGACGGTCGGAAACCACAGATAAACAAGAGATAGCTGGGGTAGATTTAGGAGTTAATAACTTAATGGCTGTAACTACAAATCAAACAGGTGTAGCACCTCTTTTGGTAAATGGCAGACCGTTAAAAGCAATTAACACCTTCTACAACAAACAACGTTCCCGCTTACAATCTCAACTGAAAACCCAAAATAATCAACCCTCATCTAAGAGATTGCTATTCCTGACCCATAAACGAAACTGTCGAGTAGAAAATTATCTACACACAGCCAGTAAAAGAGTAATAGATTGGTGTACTATTCATCAAATAGGGACGTTAATAATTGGGCATAATGAGCGGATAAAACAATCTCTTAATCTAGGAAAAAGGAATAATCAACAATTTGTCAATATTCCCCATAATAGATTAATAGAAATGTTAACCTACAAGGCTCAATTAAAAGGGATAAAAGTCATAATAACTGAAGAATCCTATACCTCACAATCCAGTGCTTTAGATAGGGATGAGTTACCTAAATATGGTGAAGAAAAACCATTATTTAAAGGAAAAAGGTTAGCTAGAGGACTTTATAAAATGGGAACAAATCAGTTATTAAATGCCGATGTCAATGGTGCATTTAACATCATTAGAAAAGTAATTCCTGATGTCATTGACCAGGGAATAAAGGGTTTGCCGTTTAATCCTGTAGTGCTTGACCCACTACGAATGACTAAGCTTTCAGGCTTTTAA
- a CDS encoding class I SAM-dependent methyltransferase, giving the protein MERILEPEVMDDWEEAIEYDAMDFTEVNTNFAKEAVQLAGINAKVLDVGTGTARIPIMISQLRPQWQIIAIDLADSMLEIGQKNILNANCQEKIKLEKVDGKNLPYQCEQFDLVISNSLIHHLENPLPFLREIKRVLKPNGGIFLRDLFRPDSEEIIQGMVREIDPNFSPRQAQLFQDSLQAAFTIAEIADLIQQSGLKNVKIYQSSERHWTAIKTSKN; this is encoded by the coding sequence ATGGAAAGAATTTTAGAACCAGAAGTAATGGATGATTGGGAAGAAGCGATCGAATATGATGCCATGGACTTCACGGAAGTTAATACTAATTTCGCTAAAGAAGCCGTACAATTGGCTGGTATTAATGCTAAGGTATTAGATGTAGGAACTGGCACTGCACGCATTCCGATTATGATCAGTCAACTACGTCCCCAATGGCAAATTATCGCTATTGATCTGGCCGATTCTATGTTAGAAATTGGTCAAAAAAATATCCTTAATGCTAACTGTCAAGAAAAGATCAAATTAGAAAAAGTTGATGGTAAAAATCTTCCCTACCAATGCGAGCAATTTGATTTAGTTATTTCTAATAGTTTAATCCATCATCTCGAAAATCCTCTGCCTTTTTTACGGGAAATTAAGCGAGTTTTAAAACCGAATGGTGGCATTTTTTTAAGAGATTTATTCCGTCCCGATTCCGAGGAAATAATCCAGGGGATGGTGAGGGAAATCGATCCTAATTTTTCTCCTCGACAAGCGCAACTATTTCAAGATTCTCTCCAGGCCGCTTTTACCATAGCAGAAATCGCCGATTTAATCCAGCAGTCGGGATTAAAAAATGTTAAAATTTATCAGTCTTCCGAACGTCATTGGACAGCCATAAAAACAAGTAAAAACTAA
- a CDS encoding dienelactone hydrolase family protein, producing the protein MTINTQTVTISNKDIDIDAYLAIPDRVGIYPAIIVIQEIFGVNDHIRDVTRRIAQEGYIAIAPAIYQRFAPGFETGYSMADIEIGRQYKEQTKAAELLSDIQATIDYLYSLPQVQKTGVGTIGFCFGGHVVYLVSTLEDIKVTASFYGAGITTGTPGGGQATVKVTPQIKGTIYAFFGVLDTSIPQKQVDEIENALTRYQIPHRVFRYENADHGFFCDQRASYNAKAAKSAWDHVLELFSLLKS; encoded by the coding sequence ATATTGACATCGATGCCTATTTAGCCATTCCCGATCGAGTGGGAATTTATCCAGCAATTATCGTGATTCAGGAAATATTCGGCGTAAACGACCATATTCGCGATGTTACCCGCAGAATTGCCCAAGAAGGCTATATAGCGATCGCTCCTGCCATTTATCAGCGATTTGCTCCCGGTTTTGAAACGGGGTACAGTATGGCAGATATCGAAATCGGTCGTCAGTACAAGGAACAAACCAAAGCAGCCGAATTACTCAGCGATATCCAGGCCACCATCGATTATCTTTATAGTTTGCCACAGGTGCAAAAAACCGGTGTCGGCACGATCGGTTTTTGTTTTGGTGGTCATGTGGTTTATCTTGTCTCCACTCTAGAGGATATCAAAGTTACTGCCTCTTTTTACGGTGCGGGAATCACCACGGGAACCCCCGGGGGTGGCCAAGCGACAGTGAAGGTGACTCCCCAAATCAAAGGGACAATCTACGCATTTTTCGGGGTGTTAGATACCAGTATTCCTCAGAAGCAAGTGGATGAGATAGAAAACGCATTAACCCGTTATCAAATTCCTCATCGAGTTTTCCGCTATGAAAATGCCGACCATGGCTTTTTCTGCGACCAAAGAGCTAGTTATAATGCTAAGGCGGCCAAATCTGCCTGGGATCATGTGCTAGAGTTATTTAGCCTTCTTAAATCTTAA
- a CDS encoding S1 RNA-binding domain-containing protein, translating to MDDFAKALDQYDYQFEKGQIVRGRVDQHTSDGAYIDIGGKSSAFIPLREISLENVTSIAEALPIGAEFDFLITRGQDAEGQVTLSLRQLLLQKAWENVREISESGKSVQLRVTGVNKGGVTGEVEGLKGFIPRSHLIEKNDLDSLIGQLLTATFIQIDQENNKLVLSQREIARANAISQLAVGKLLSGTVVKLQPYGVFVDCGGVTGLLHAKQVTGAFFNSPMTFFKVGQAIQVVVAEIDEYKNRISLSTKILEAHPGEILENFAEVMETAAERLKQAQGKTMDS from the coding sequence ATGGACGATTTTGCCAAAGCTCTTGATCAATACGATTATCAATTTGAAAAAGGGCAAATCGTGCGCGGGAGAGTCGATCAACACACCTCCGATGGAGCATACATCGATATTGGCGGCAAATCCTCCGCTTTTATTCCTTTAAGGGAAATTTCCCTCGAAAATGTTACTTCCATTGCTGAAGCTTTACCCATAGGTGCAGAATTCGATTTTCTGATTACCCGTGGACAGGATGCGGAAGGACAAGTTACCCTGTCTCTGCGGCAATTATTACTACAAAAAGCTTGGGAAAATGTCAGGGAAATCTCTGAAAGTGGCAAGTCGGTACAGCTGCGCGTCACGGGGGTGAATAAGGGGGGAGTGACGGGAGAGGTGGAAGGATTAAAAGGATTTATCCCTCGCTCCCATTTAATCGAAAAAAATGATTTAGATTCCCTGATCGGACAACTTTTAACCGCAACTTTTATTCAAATCGACCAAGAAAATAATAAATTAGTTTTATCTCAGCGAGAAATTGCTCGCGCTAACGCTATCAGTCAATTAGCTGTGGGTAAATTATTAAGTGGCACCGTGGTTAAATTACAACCCTACGGTGTCTTTGTCGATTGCGGTGGAGTGACGGGATTACTCCATGCTAAACAGGTGACAGGAGCCTTTTTTAATTCTCCCATGACTTTCTTTAAAGTTGGTCAAGCAATTCAAGTGGTGGTCGCGGAAATTGACGAATATAAAAACCGCATTTCCCTATCTACGAAAATCCTCGAAGCGCACCCCGGCGAAATTCTCGAAAACTTTGCAGAAGTCATGGAAACAGCAGCAGAAAGATTAAAACAAGCTCAGGGAAAAACAATGGACAGTTAA
- a CDS encoding DUF760 domain-containing protein: MTFNPDFFPWETEEQNDNGLMQYLQRQHPETLERIAQSVSSEIKDIISQNVRGLVGMLPSEDFAVQITTDRENLANLLASAMMTGYFLGQVEKRHHLESILLATESIKLGKKPKID, encoded by the coding sequence ATGACTTTTAATCCTGATTTTTTTCCCTGGGAAACCGAAGAACAAAATGATAACGGTCTGATGCAGTATCTCCAGCGGCAGCATCCTGAAACCCTTGAGAGAATAGCCCAATCGGTCAGTAGCGAAATTAAAGATATTATCTCGCAAAACGTCAGGGGATTGGTGGGAATGTTGCCCTCAGAGGATTTTGCGGTACAAATTACCACCGACCGCGAGAATTTGGCTAATCTTCTCGCTTCAGCGATGATGACAGGTTATTTCCTCGGTCAAGTGGAGAAGCGCCATCATTTAGAATCAATTTTGTTAGCTACAGAATCAATTAAATTAGGCAAAAAACCAAAAATAGATTAA
- the scpB gene encoding SMC-Scp complex subunit ScpB: MSAEPHQEIRLATRLEAILYLKGQPVPLTEMVTLTNSDRLTVADAMIELMSDYAHRDSALEVVETPLGYSLQLRSAYQNLIEDLIPAELGTGTLRTLAAIALKAPILQADLINLRGSTAYQQVQDLVERGFVRKRKQNEGRSYWLEVTDKFHQYFEVDNLREQGILESTDRE, from the coding sequence TTGAGCGCGGAACCCCACCAGGAGATCAGACTAGCTACCCGTCTAGAAGCGATACTTTACCTAAAAGGGCAGCCTGTCCCCTTAACCGAGATGGTGACATTAACCAACAGCGATCGCTTGACGGTAGCAGATGCTATGATCGAGTTAATGTCCGATTATGCACACCGGGATAGTGCCTTGGAAGTGGTGGAAACCCCCCTCGGTTATAGTTTACAATTGCGGTCAGCTTATCAGAATTTGATCGAAGACCTGATCCCGGCCGAATTAGGCACGGGAACCCTCCGCACTTTGGCCGCGATCGCACTAAAAGCACCGATTTTGCAAGCGGATTTAATTAATTTACGGGGCAGTACGGCCTATCAACAGGTTCAGGACTTGGTAGAACGAGGATTTGTCAGAAAACGCAAGCAAAACGAAGGTAGATCGTACTGGTTAGAAGTAACCGATAAATTTCATCAATATTTCGAGGTTGACAATCTTAGGGAACAGGGTATTCTGGAATCTACTGATCGGGAATAA